From the Hevea brasiliensis isolate MT/VB/25A 57/8 chromosome 13, ASM3005281v1, whole genome shotgun sequence genome, the window ACCTAGGTCACGGCATAAACATGATAGCATATTTGTGGTTGTGATAGATTTTCCAAAATGGCACACTTTATACCTTGCCACAAAACAGATGATGCCACATATATTGCTGATTTGTTCTTTAAAGAGGTTGTCAAATTACATGGCATACCTAGGACAATAGTAAGTGATAGAGATATTAAGTTCCTAGGTCACTTTTGGAAAGTATTGTGGGGTAAATTAGGCACTAAACTCTTGTTTTCCACGACTTGTCATCCACAAACGGATGGATAACCTGAGTAGTCAATAGGACACTTACCACTCTATTGCGTGCTATGATTCAAAAGAATTTGAAGTGCTGGGAAGATTGCTTGCCTTTTGTTGAGTTTTCTTATAATCGTGTTGTACATTCTTCCATTGGTTTTTCACCTTTTAAGCTTGTATATGGTTATAATCCTTTGACTCCATTAGACTTGTTACCATTACCTGTTGATCATATTGATAGTCTTGATGGTAAAAGAAAAGCTGAATTGGTTAAGAAGTTGCATGAGCAAGCTAAAatgcaaattgaaaagaaaaatgctcaATATGCAACTCATGCTAACAAAGGCCGAAAGGCACTTGTGTTTGAACCAGGTGACTTAGTTTTGGTGCACTTCAGGAAGGATCGGTTCCCTAATCAAAGAAAGTCAAAATTGCATCCACGATGTGATGGTCCATTCAAGGTGTTGGAAAGGATCAACGACAATGCCTACAAGATAGAGCTACCTGGTGAGTATGGTGTTAGCCATTTATTTAATGTTTCTAGTCTCTCTCCTTTTATTGATGCAGGTtcgaattcgaggacgaattctttcGAAGAGGGAGGGGATGATGAGGAGCCACCAGAACCACTTCCATTGTTCAGAGGTCCCATTACTAGAGTAAGGGCAAGGAAACTTCAAAATCTAGTCATTGAGCATTGGAGGCTCCAGGAGACAAATGCCAATCACATTGAACCGACATGTTTACTATTGGAGACCAAGTGGATCATTCTCACCCAAATAGGCAATATGCAGCATGGTGCTACGTCATCACCCGAATGCACCACGTCAGCACCCAAGTGGTGACATGTCATCACCCAAGTGTGCCACATCATCACCCACGAGGTGACATGTCACTCCCACATTCGGCCTGCCTGACATTTTGAGATTACTTGGCTACCATCTTACCAGTACGCATGGCTTTAGATGATTTAGCCAATTGAGCAAATCTAGAATGTTCTTCCCATGACAGCCATCTCAAATCTGATATTCTTTCCCATACCAGATGCCACATTTTAAGGAGgatattttcatttcttttgtcTTCTAGTGCCATGTAGGCAGCATTCTGTTGGTGCCCCATCTATATATACctgtcttcttttttttttttagacaaCTTGAAGAGTCATTTTTTAGAGAAAACACTGCAGAGAATTCTGCCACCATTGTTGAATGAGTGAGCTTGTATTTTCTTCTTTGTTTCTTGTAAGAACTTGGATTCAAGCAATCTGATCACATTGCttgtcttattttgatgatcaatgtGCTCTTAGACAGGTTCTAATTGTATCTTGACACTTAATCAATATATTTTCTTCTGTATTTCTTCTTAGTATCTTATCATATtggttgatattgtgttgagtggATATAAAGTCTGTCTTGTTGGATGAAAGAACTTGGGTGCTGTTTGTGAGTATCcatcaaaaataattttttaataataaaatatttattttatctgTAAAAGGATAAAATATTCACTTTCCTTTTATTTGCAAAGGAAGTTACCCAtggtttatataattttttttaaacttatttttttttaaatgagtgaagaataaaaaaaaaattattattattattttttttattttccatcCATTCAAACAGGTATTGCCATACAGATGAGAGGCGCCTATAGAATTTGAGGCAAAAAAACAAGGGGCCCATCATATGTCACaccaaataataaaatttatttaatttggtagAGTGGATTAGATGTCACTGACACGTGTAATATAGAAGAGCCTACTCACTAAATGCACAGCGTTTTTAGAATTCCAAAAAGCTGTAACCCAAACGGATCAATAACTTTTGTTTTCATCTTTTTCTCCATTCAGCCCATAGCTTTCTTTCAAAACCGTTAACCAATCCAATGGCTCCTCATTAACCACCTTATCTAACTAACCTAACCACAAGGTTAACTTCCCTTTTGGTTAACTTCCATACGTCATCAACACTGCACTCacactttttttaattttttttcatttatgccCCTATATTTTTGCTATTATCAATTTTTCCTCATATATATTCTCTTCATGTCTTTACACCTTCTAAATTTTTTAGGCTATTTAGTATTATTATTCATAAACAtataaaaagagaaagagaaaacaaagACCAAATAGGGTTGAGAGTGATAGAGACTCTTTTCATATTTTATACATTTAGCAAGAAATTTACATATTCTATAGcatataatttttttcatatatataaataCAGTGATAAATTTATTGTATTAAAGTAATTTAACATAATAATTATTCTTGTTTAATGCTTAtttacaaaattatttttttttcaaggtTAATTAGAACATTAGATATTGacataaatattttcttttttaattaataaaatatatatctcTTGAGATCTTAAATTTATCTATCTTCATTTATATTTTCTTATTGTTTCtccattgataaaaaaaaatgtataaatTTAAACTGATTTACTCTTTATTACATTTTAAGTTATAAGGATTAAAAACAAATTTtatgtgaaattttttttaattttagtaagAATTAGAAAGTGAAAACATAAATATGCCAATGAAAGGAAATTACAAAATCTCTCAAAACACATAAATAAATAGAATTCTAGGGACATAATAGCAAAATTGGAAATAATAAAAATCCTAACTCTGCAAAATATCATGTAACTCGACGTTAACCCTTCCCCCAAACTCCCTATAAATAGATGGCTCGACTAGTGATAGGTTTGCCAAAGTAACTAGCCAAAAACTCATTTTCAAGGGTTAGtctctcattttctttctctAGAATCTGTGTGCTCCCCCACTTTCCTGCGACCTCAAAACCAGTGGCAAAAAAATGGCGGCAACAGCAACCGGATCTTCTAGAAGATCCTCAAGCGGACCAGTCATCCGATCACTCTCTCCGTCCGGCAGATTCCACCTTCCTCACTCGCCATCTTCTTCAACTGCTTTCGCTTCTTCCAGCTCCAGCTTTGCTTCTCGCTCTTCCACTTTATTTTCCGGCCACCACCAATGCCACAGATCTGCATCTCCCACTCGTGTTAACTTGTACGGAAATACGCGGTCTGCTCCTTCTGTCCGTTTCTCCCTCGACCGTCCGATCTCCCCTAATCGCTCCATCTCCACTATCAATCCTTCTCGCGGCCACCAAGTAGTCAGGAAGCCGAGCACTCCGAAGAGGACTTGTATGTGCTCTCCTACGACGCACCCTGGTTCCTTTCGCTGCAGCCTCCACAAGAGCTTCAACAATTCACACTCATCCGTCAGTTACTCGCCAAATACTCGCTTAAATGCGCGCAGATCGGCGATGACGAACTCCTTGGTGCGAATCTGTGGAGTGGAGGGTGATTTGGTCAAGAGAGCTTTATCGGCTTTGATTCGGCCGTCTTCTCACCAACAACGGCGGCGCGCAGCTTTCCAACCACGTCCGAGCCGGCTCTCTGTCATGTGCAAAGCCGAAGATTTGCGTTAATAGGGGTATGTTAGTCAACAAACTTATTATTCGATTAATTGTCATAATTTTCCGGCGACGGAGAGGCTCAGATCCGGCGAGTGGCAGCGCATGAGAATTGCGACGGACTTATTTTATTGGATCCGATAGCAGGGGCTTTGAtatataatttttgttgtaaGTGTACATACCTACGACGGTATATGAAAAGAGCTGCGGCCATGAATGGCCAATTTCAGGACCTTACACGACTTAAATATCTCATCAACTGAAACAGATCTaagctaattaaaatttaaatcgaACAGTGAATTTAATTAAACATGAATCATAATTCCATCATCGTTCAGGGACCATTCCAGTTCTTTCCACAAATCTTCTCTGTTTCCAGTCGTGTGTGCGCTTTTCTCCGTTGGCAGTCTGATTTGACGATTTCCGTTCACTCCATTTGTATATACGTACGTGATTTATGCGTTGTGTATCTCTGCTACGTATTCCGTGCTTGGTTCCGTTCCGTCAAGGTGAGTCTTCgtttttcattttaaataatttatttttaatatttattatattatttgtttTCTGTTCCTGTAGGTATTATTTGGAAAATGATGCAGAGCCTGAGCTACTTGAATCATTGGGAAACTCTTCTGTGAGTATGGAGATTATTTAGATTTATGACAGTagagaaaacaaataaaattaacagGTGTAAGGGCTGGTGATTTGGTCGCCCAAAATTATAAATAcacattaataattattaatatctgCTTAATGAAAGAAAAGATAAATGACCCGTTTCttaactgaaaataaagaaaaatttatggGATATGAAAAGGTAGCTTTGATTCGAGGCTATGGAGTATGGACTGCTAGGTGCCTTGACGTGGGTTGAAAAGGAAAGACCAAGTGACAAACGGAAGATGagaaattaaatgttaattacTGAGCCGCGCTTATTTACTATACATAAAAATaatgtaattttaaaataaataataagattCATCTAAGAATTTCCATAGGAATGTATGTGAACGAAAATATGTATAATCTCACACAAAAACATTAAACATCAATTGATTATGGGTCTTATTTGATAACAGTTTTTAAAATAGTAATTAACCATTATTACAACAGCTAAAATAATGGTAAAAAATCTATGCTCAAAAAAATATTTGCACAATAAATTCAACCGTCTTTTGCTTTGGTTTGTTCAAAAATTAAACACAAGAATGATGGGAAAGAAGCCACATTAGACAGCTTGTCCGCAAGCATAACCAAACACATGGACTTAATTTTAAAGCAAATGGCACGCTCTATTATTTCTGCATCATTCCTAAAGCCACGGGACATCATTATTTGCAGATAATATTGAAAATTATACCTAACACCTAATTGAGATTATGCTTCTGATTAAATTTAAGTGGTCTAAACATTATTCTAACTTAGTTGGGTTTTTTCTATTTATGAGAATAACTTTATTGGGTTTTGTCTTCCACTTAAATCACTCATTTTTTTATAAACACAACAATGCGTTAGACACTTACTTTTAAATTTATGAAGTTTTTCAAAATTActtcattaataaattaaattattaatattttattaaaataaatattaaaatatatgatgataataatataatagaagaattaAAATATcgagaatttaattatttattttatcaagCATAAAAAATGTCTTACAATTTAtccttaaaattatttttaaaaaattgtttcttTATGAAGGTAATATGCATATATAAGTTAAGCTTTTGTTTTATGACAAAACAAATACATCTAGCGTACACCTTTAAtgctttttataaataattaattgtttttttttttttttcatatgatGATTAATCAATCACAATtctttctctatctctctctGTTATTGTTAGCCTTTGTTATTATTAGCCTTTTGAATGCTAACTACCGGCCATTGGCTGATACCCCACCTACAACTATAAAAATAAGAAAGTTCAACTGCAAAGAAATTAGTATTCTCTTTcttgaaggtttttttttttttttttttttcttaataaatcACAGATATTTTTTAACCAATTGAGTTAGATTTTCTCACgccttaataatttttttatttatttataagaattaatcactcaattttatttaaaaaatataaaatctttTATCACCCGTATCAATTTTATTAgtcctaaaaatttttttattatatattaaaactattttaaattattttttatttagatttttatgtaaaacgattttcttaaaaGAAGTTGTAcataaattttcataaaaaaagcgGAAATTTGtcttttttttgttattaataataatttaattctcaacaaaaaaataatttgaaacaacaaaaaaaggaaaaagtcaTCTTAATGTGATATGCAATACAGTAATTACAATAAGCTCCTTTTTAATTggtagaaaaataaaatttaatagaatAGAACACAAGAAACCCAAAAAAAGAAAGTAGATGATGCATTTATTGATGGTCTTACTTCTTGAGATATGAATTGTGCAAGATCTTCCGCGATTGATATCTCTACCAACTAAAATTCAAATATAATGACAGACAGAAAAGATTTGTCAATTGTGGTGCCATCTCCATATTTCTAGGctaaatgaaatatatataatgAGAAATTATTGGGTTCATTTTGGAGCATTAAGTGTCTgttttgtaaaataaaaataaaaataaaagtggaatgataaaaaaaaaaataaaatgcttataaaaagaataattattattttatttataaattttttcataagaaaaaagaaataaaaagaagttTTTTGTATatctttcatattttaataaaaaaaaagagaggattattatatttttacataattgaataaataaaattatattaaaaaatgaaTGTATTTTGTAGTATGATATAATTTTACTGTGGAACGGTATGAtagattatttataatataattttatttagttGAATAATAATTTGTTTTCACATCAAAGTTATATTTTGCTATatatatttgaataaatatgCTAATTATGTATACTTTTAattggaatttaaaattaaaataaaataattttagaaaataaaaaattaaagtaaaataaattataaattaatttatagaagTGCATTTGAGACACGTTAagggaaaatacaaaaattaatactgcttttcatttttttcccctaaatttgaataaaaaaaaataaaatgattcaAAATGTTTTTTGAGCTTACATAAATCCTTACAAATTTTTTTCTTCACAATAATAAATTTTCTTAttgtaataataaatttttatattcattataacattaaaaattttcttcacaatgcTAAATATAAAGATCAAAACATGAAACCCATAAattattagaattttatttttttattaaattctaattaaaattcaaatttaaagctTTACAATCTGACTATAAACAATTCTAATACCATAAAAAATTTTGTTGATTTGAGATCCTATCCATCTCTTTATTAACGAGGCCCTACATACACACCCATCAAAGAAACAACTaacaatacctagaaaaattaagaaaatcacTCTCCTCAAGAACAAGATAAGGTTTTTGAAAAGGAAAGATGTTGACAAGAAAGAAGGTGCTTTGTGATttgagttttttaatttaattatttagtgtTTTACGTTCAAATCGAAAgtgatatttatataaatttttttaataaaaataatttcatgatttaaactctttaattttaTAAGGAAAAttcatttaaagtaaattttttttttatcactacTTCAACCCCTTGTTGATTGAATTTTGGTCATTGTGACGACTACATTTTATCTTGATAAAATTGTCAAACCAAGAAAAGGAATCCCTTGTGCCTAAATTATTGGCTATTTAGAAATTAGAATAACCATACCATTTGCATTCTTTTAAAGCTACaagaatgatatatatatatatatatatatatatatatatatatatatatatatatatatatcctctcTAATCCTAATCAAAAGTATATTATAGAGATGAACTCTTGTCTGTtgtgatatatttttaatttttcaaagaaAATGAAAGATAGACATGTTTTAAggttatataaacaaattaatttgtaGTTAGAATTGAAAATCATCAACTTGAAACTATGAAAAtggtgtaaaataattaatttttacacTTTATCGTAATATATGTAATGATCAAAGATGCCTAATTTGTCTGTATATTACTCATCTGAtacaattaaaatcaaatttccattctcTTAATCTCTCAAAAAAATAATCATCAATGATAATAACatatcaatttaatatttcataaaataaaattatatatgaaTTCTACTCATTAGATGTCATAGTTTGACACCATATGAtatttaaaaattacaaatttaaatttaaattattaatctcATATACTATGAAGATATACTTTAGTTAGAGGTGAGAGATAAATTATACATTTAACATCATTTtaggaaaattacaaaaaaaaaaaaatgttgcggATAAGCATAAGAAGACTTGCTCGTCCTTTTACGTCAGATGAAGTTTCACTCTTTATCTGTTCTATATGGATAATGGCCATCCAACATTTCAAGAAAATATGGATAATGGCTATCCAACATTTCAAGAAAAGGGCAAGCACATAGAGAAGTTCAACAAATGTTTTAAGTTGAAATATTTTCCCACAGGAGCAAAAGAAACAGAGAGCATGCGATGACCTTTAATTCATGGACTCCAAGTAAATCAACTAAATGCTAATAATAATAACATCCACTTTATATATTGTCAGATTCTGCGCAACAGAATTATCTATTTAATTACTCTGCCGATTACAAGAGATCTAAGCAAAGCAAAACCCTCATCTGCTGATCTTTCTTCCCTTAAAAGgtcaaagaaagaaagaaaagaacaaAAAAGGGCTGAGTCATAAATTCGGATAGCTGACTCAAGTGGCTGTGTGTTTGGTTGataagaaaatggaataaaaccCA encodes:
- the LOC110671526 gene encoding uncharacterized protein LOC110671526, giving the protein MAATATGSSRRSSSGPVIRSLSPSGRFHLPHSPSSSTAFASSSSSFASRSSTLFSGHHQCHRSASPTRVNLYGNTRSAPSVRFSLDRPISPNRSISTINPSRGHQVVRKPSTPKRTCMCSPTTHPGSFRCSLHKSFNNSHSSVSYSPNTRLNARRSAMTNSLVRICGVEGDLVKRALSALIRPSSHQQRRRAAFQPRPSRLSVMCKAEDLR